The DNA sequence ACCATTGATATAAAAGCTCTTAAGATTTGTATTTGTAGCATTTAATTCAAGCATAACAATAATATTACTATTATCAAAATTTTTAGTTTTTATCTTTTTAACTTCTAAAGAACTTGCTACCAAGTGTGAAAAATGATTATCACTTGGCGTAATTTCATATCTAATTGGATTTAAATTTAAAGTAGATTGCTGAAAAACTTCTCCATTTCTGAGTAATTGAATCGAAATTTGTTCTAAAGAAGCATTAGAGGTTTTAGCCTCAAACCATAAAGTTGTTATATATTCACCCTGTATATTTTCCCATTTCGCACTAGGATTTAAAAAAAGCAAATCATCATTTTTTTTAAAATTAATTTTAAAATCAAAATTGGTATTTTCAGTTGTTTTTGCATGAATAGTAATTGGAAAAACCTCTCCAACATAAACCTTATGTGGATACTCATCATTAGTAAGTACCAAAGAACTTTGAGGGATAAAAGGATCTTCAATATTGCTCGTATCTATATCATTATTTTCATCGCTTGGAGCAATATTTTGGTAAATTTTTTGATCTTCTTTAGGTAACTTTTCTAGCTCTTTTTGTACTTTTTGGACATCAAAAACAGAAATTTCTTTTTGAGCAAAAAGGCTACAAGAAATTAAAAATATAAAAAATAATATTTTCACATAAAACCTTCAAGCATTTTTAAGCCCACTTCATTACCCAAAACACTATCACAAGCTCTTTCAGGATGTGGCATAAGACCAAAAATCTTTTTATTTTCATCGCAAATTCCAGCAATATCACAAAGAGAACCATTAGGATTTTGTTGATATTTTAACGTGATTAAATCTTTATCTTCTAATTCTTTTAAAATATTCTCTTTTGCATAGTAATTTCCTTCCCCATGTGCAATAGGTAAATTTACAATATCACCTTTTTGAAAATTTCTTAAAAAGACATTTTGATTTGAAACTACTTTTAAATCTTGATTTTTTGAAATAAAGCTTAATTTTTCATTATGTTTCATTGCACCTTTTAAAAGACCACTTTCTAAAAGAATTTGAAATCCATTGCAAATTCCTAAAATATAGCCCCCTTTTTTAGCATGCTCAAAAACACCTTGCATTGCAGGAGCAAGCTTAGCAATTGCGGCACATCTTAGATAATCTCCATAAGAAAATCCTCCAGGCAAAACAACTAAATCAGCTTTAAATTCTTTTTGCTCATGCCAAATAATTTCAGTTTTAGCGCCAAGTTTATTAAATGCATATTCTGTATCAAATTCGCAATTTGTTCCAGGAAATCGAATAATTGCTACTTTCATAATTTCTCGCTTGTGCTCAGTTCATAATCTTCAATCACATTATTAACCAATAGCTCTTCGCACATTTTAGCAATACGCTCTTTAGCCCTTATTTCATCTTTTTCATCTAAATCAAGTATGAGTTGTTTAGCCATTCTTACTTCTTTAACTTCATTAAAATTTAAAGAATGTAAAGCTTTTTCAATAGCTTTACCTTGAGGATCTAAAACTCCATTTTTTAAAAAAATATTTATTACTATTTTCATCAATATGCCTTAATTTAAAATTCTTTTTAAAACTTCTTCATAAGCTACTTTTACATTGCCCAAATCTTGACGAAATCTATCTTTATCTAGTTTTTCATTACTAAATTTATCCCAAAATCTACAACTATCTGGACTTATTTCATCAGCTAAAACAAGTTCATTATCTTTAGTTAAGCCTAATTCTATTTTAAAATCAATAAGTCTTAAATTTTTAGAATCAAAAAATGGAGTTAAAATAGAATTGATCTTTTTGGCAATATTCTTAATCTCTTGAATTTGGGTTTCATCTTGAACCAAATTTAAAATTAAACAATGATCATCATTGATAAAAGGATCTCCTAAAGCATCATCTTTTAAGCAAAATTCAACCAAAGCAAAAGGTAAAACTTTGCCATCTTCTAAACCTAATCTTTTTACAATAGAGCCTGTGGCAACATTACGTACTATTACTTCTATAGGAATAATTTTACATTTTTTTACTAGTTGTTCAGTATCACTAATACGATCAACTAAATGGGTTTTAATACCATTTTTTTCAAGCAAATGAAAAATTTCTGTACTAATTTTACAATTTAAAGCCCCTTTGCCGCTTTCATTTCCCTTTTTTTCAGCATTAAAAGCTGTTAAATCATCCTTAAATTCACTGATCAATAAATTTTCATCATCTGTTTTAAAAAGTTTTTTTCCTTTTCCTTCATACATTAAATCTTTTTTTGTCATAATGCACCCTCCTTAATATTTAAAATTTTCACCGCATCAATGGCAGATTTTAATTGCGCATCTTCATAAATTTGTTTTAATGTAATGATATTTTTATCATTTTTCTCTTCTTTTTTCTCTTCTTTTTTATCATTAGTTTTTTGAAGTTCATTCTCTAAATGCTGTTTTAATTCGCTTTCTTTTAAATTAAACCCTTCCTCTTGAGCACTCACCTTTCCAGGAAAAACTTCAATATCTGGTTTTACCCCTATGGCTTGAATGGTACGACCACTTGGTAAATAATATCTTGCTATAGTCAATCTTAATGCTTCAGTTTTATTAATAGGAATTATTTGCTGAACGCTACCTTTTCCAAAAGTATTTTCACCAACAATTACGGCTCTTTTTAAATCTTGCAAAGCCCCACTAACAATCTCACTTGCACTTGCGCTACCACCATTAACAAGCACTACCAAAGGAGCATTGGAAATTTTATTTTTTGCCTCTGCTTTATATTCTTGATTTTCGCTGGCTATACGTCCTTTTTGAGAAACAATCACACCCTTATCGACAAATAAATTAACAAGCCCTATAGCTTGACTTAAAAGTCCGCCTGGATTATTTCTAAGATCTAAAATAACTCCTTTAGCATTAGGATATTTTTTAAGTTCCTTACTTGCCAAATCAACTACATTTTTATCAAAATTAGTTACTCTTAAATACAAAATATTTTCTTTTTGTATCAATTTTGCATAAACACTTTCAACTTTTATAATATCTCTCATAAGAGTCACATCAAAAGGTTTAGTAGAACCTTTTCTAAAAATAGTTAAAGTAATTTCAGTTTTTGGCTTGCCACGCATTTTTTCTACGGCATCATTTAAATTCATACCCAAGGTTGCTTCATTATTTATTTTTAAGATTATATCTCCTGATTTTATTCCCGCCTTGTCTGCAGGAGTTCCTTCCATAGGAGAAACAACAGTTAAAGCACCATCTTTCATGCCTACTGTAATTCCAAGTCCACCAAATTCACCATTAGTTTGGATTTTCATATCATTAAAATCTTTCTCATTCATGAAAGAAGAATGTGCATCAAGATTGCTCAATAATCCAGATAAAGACTTGTCTACTAAATCGCTTATATTTTCATCATCAACATAATATTGTTCAACTATAGCTAAAGTTTTTGTAAGCTTATCTAAAGCTTGTAAACGTTGTTCTATTTTTTTATTATCATCATTTTTAGCGTGTAAATTTCCAACAAAAAAAATACAAAAAGCCAAAGAGCTTATAAAACCTACCAAAGCGGCTAAAGATCGTTTTATTTTCAAGTGTAACTCCATTAAGATTTTTTTCTAAATTTTAATAAAAAATGCTTAAGAAATTGTAAATTAAGCATAATAAAATTTATATTGCATTTTCTTTTATTTTTTATGTTAGAATGATTCTAAATTTTTACTTTAAAAAATCAAAGGATTTTTAGGAAAATAAATGCAAAATACAAAAAAACATCAACATTCTCAAAAACATATTAAAGCAATCAGCAATAGACTTAGTCGCACAATTGGACATTTAGAAGCAGTTAAAAACATGGTAAAAAGAGATGAGGATTGTAGTAAAATTTTAATACAACTTGCCGCTATTAAAGCAGCTGTTAACAATACCGCAAAAGCTGTTTTAAAAGAACATCTAGCTCATTGTATCCATCATACATGTTCTAAAGAAAATAAACAAAGCATAGAAGATCTTAATAAAGCTATTGATATGTTTGTAAAATAAACTTTTGATCATATATTTACAAAAATAAACTTAGATATATTTATAAAATAATATAAAATAACTTGACATTATATGACTAAAGTTATATAATATAATCCATATAAATTAATAAAAAAGGAATGAATATGGCAAATATACAAGATTACTTAACAGACTCTATGCTTTCAAATGTTGAAAGTGCAGCATCTTTGGCAATATATTCTAAAAATAATGAAATTGTTCCTTTGCATCTTTTTTGGGCTTTGTGTGTTGATAGCTCAAGTTTACTTAATCAAATACTTAATAAGTTAAATATTTCCAAAGAAGCCTTAGAACTTGAAATTAAAAGTAAAATATCCAAATTACCAACAAGTTCAAATGTAAGCAAAGAAACCATCAGATTTTCAAACGAATTTATTAATTCTTTAGAAATGGCCAAAGGCTTAATGAGTGCGAATGGGGATAGCTATTTATCTGTAGATACTTGGCTGATTAGTGAAAGCGAAAAAGATCCAATTAAAGAAATTTTATCCAAATTTCTCGATCGTAAAGAATTTCAAAAAGAATTACAAAAATTAAGAGCAGGAAGAAAGGTTGATAGCAAAACAAGTGATGAAACTTTAGATAGTTTAAATAAATTTGGTATTGATCTTACTCAAAAAGCAATCCAAGGAGAATTAGATCCAGTTATCGGAAGAGAAGAAGAAATAGAAAGACTAATGCAAATTCTAATTCGTAAAACTAAAAATAATCCTATTTTACTAGGAGAACCTGGAGTTGGAAAAACTGCAATTGTTGAAGCTTTAGCACAAAGAATAATTAAAAAAGATGTGCCAACTTCTTTGCAAAATAAAAAAGTTATTGCACTTGATATGAGTGCTTTAATAGCAGGAGCAAAATACCGTGGTGAATTTGAAGATCGTTTAAAAGCAGTAGTCAATGAAGTGATTAAAAATAAAAATATCATTTTATTTATAGATGAAATTCACACTATAGTAGGAGCTGGAGCAAGTGAAGGAAGTATGGATGCTGCTAATATCTTAAAACCTGCTTTAGCTAGAGGTGAACTTCATACCATAGGTGCGACCACTTTAAAAGAATATCGTAAATATTTTGAAAAAGACGCTGCCCTACAACGTCGTTTTCAACCTGTCAATGTTCCTGAACCTAGCATCAATGAAGCTCTAGCCATGTTAAGAGGCATTAAAGAAAAATTAGAAATTCATCATAATGTAACGATAAATGATAGTGCCTTAGTAGCAGCTGCTAAGCTTTCAAAACGTTATATAGCGGATCGTTTTTTACCTGATAAAGCTATTGATTTAATCGATGAGGCTGCTGCTGAACTTAAAATGCAAATTGAAAGTGAACCTAGTTCTTTAAGAAAAGTAAGAAAAGATATTGAAACCTTAGAAGTTGAAAATGAAGCTTTAAAAATGGAAGATGACAAAAAAAATGAAAAAAGAATAGAAGAAATTATTAAAGAATTAGCAAATTTAAAAGAAAAACAAAATGCTTTAAATTCACAATTTGAAAATGAAAAAGGCGTTTTTAATGAAATCAGTGCCAAGAAAAAAGAAATTGATCTTTTAAAAAATGAAGCTAATTTAGCTAAAAATAAAGGAGAATTTCAAAAAGCTGCTGAATTGGAATATGGAAAAATTCCAAGCCTTGAAAAAGAGGTGCAAAATTTAGAAGAAAAATGGAAAAAGATGAGCGAAAATGGTGTTTTGCTTAAAAATCAAGTAGATGAAGATTTAGTCGCTGGAATTTTAAGCAAATGGACGGGTATTAGTGTGCAAAAAATGCTTACTTCTGAAAAACAAAAATTCTTAGAAGTGGAAAAGCACTTAAAAGAAAGTGTTATAGGGCAAGATAAAGCTTTAAATGCTCTAGCAAGAGCCATTAAACGCAATAAAGCAGGACTTAATGCAGATAATAAACCTATAGGAAGTTTTTTATTTTTAGGTCCAACTGGAGTAGGAAAAACTCAATCAGCTAAAGCCTTGGCAAAATTTTTATTTGATGATGAAAAAGCTATGATACGCTTTGACATGAGCGAATTCATGGAAAAACATAGCGTTTCAAGACTTTTAGGAGCACCTCCAGGGTACATAGGACATGAAGAAGGTGGGGAGCTAACCGAAGCGGTACGCAGAAAACCTTATAGCGTTCTTTTATTTGACGAAGTTGAAAAAGCTCATAAAGATGTTTTCAATATACTTTTAGGAATTTTAGACGATGGAAGAGCAACAGATAGTAAGGGAGTGACAGTAGATTTTAAAAATACTATTATTATTTTAACTTCTAATATTGCTTCAAATGCAATAATGTCACTAAATGGTGAAGAAAAAGAAAATGCAATTAAAAGCGAATTAAAAAATTTCTTTAAACCTGAATTTTTAAATCGTTTAGATGATATCATCACCTTTAATCCTTTAGGACAAGATGAGGCTTATGAAATAGTTAAACTTTTATTTAAAGATTTGCAAAATAGTTTGTCAAGTAAAGGAATAAAAGCAAATTTAAGCGAAAATGGAGCGCTTTTGATCGCAAAAAATGGCTTTGATCCTGATTTTGGAGCTAGACCATTAAAAAGAGCTATTTATGATATGATAGAGGATAAATTAAGCGATATGATCTTAGCTGATGAACTTAACGAAAATGATAATATTTTAATCGATGCTGAAAATGATGAAATCGTAATCAAAAAAATACAAAATTGAAAGTAGAAATTTCTACTTTCAAAATTTATTTATAATATTCATTATCTCAATATTTTTATATAATTTCTAAGCACCATTGATATATAATTAATTATAAAAAATTACTTAGGAATAAAAATGCCAAAAAATAAATTATTGCAAGATTTAGAAGAGTATTTTGAAACTTTAGGACAAGTTAGAAATTTAGCACAAAATTATGATGAAAAATTATTTAATTATCTTTTAGAAGAGAGTAAATATAAAGAAGAATTTAAAAATAGATTTTTTATTTTTAATAAAAAAGCCTTGATTTTTAAAATAAATGAATTTTTAATATTTTTAGATCTTAAAAATTTAAGTGGTAGTTTTACAAGTTATGCTAACAAAATAGGACTTGCAAATAAAACAAAATCTTTTTTAAAAACAAATAATGAAGTAGTATTAAATTTTGCTTTTAAAGATGGTGTTATAAAAGGCGGACAAAGCAAAGATGATGAAATTCAAAATGAAATATTTTTTAATGAAATATTAGCTCGCGATGAAATAGATGCTTTATTTTCTCCAAAAGCCTTGCAAAATTTTAAACTAATAGGCGAAAATAAAAATCTACAAGAATATTTAAAAGATAATCCAAATTTACTTATAAAAGGCAATAATTTATTAGCATTACATTCTTTAAAAAAGCTTTATGCAAATAAAGTAAAATTAATCTACATTGATCCACCTTATAATACAGGTAGTGATAGTTTTAATTATAATGATAAATTTAATCATTCTACTTGGCTTACTTTTATGAAAAATCGTTTAGAAATTGCTAGAGAATTTTTAAGTGATGATGGTGTGATCTTTGTGCAATGTGATGATAATGAACAAGCTTATTTAAAAGTGCTTATGGATGAAATTTTTGGAAGAGAGAATTTTGTTAGACAAATTATTTGGAGAATAGGCTGGGTTAGTGGATTTAAATCAACAGCAACTATAGTGCGAAATCACGATACTATTCTTATATATTCTAAAAAACGAGATGTGTTAAAATTAAAAAAAATATATTTATCGCGAGATAACTATCAAGAGCGATTTAATGATGAATCGATAAAAGCAATAAAGAATAAATTAGAACAATATCAACTTAATAAACAAGTTATTAATGATTTTATTGATTACTTATTGAAAGTAGGATTACCGGAACAATATCCACTTGAAAGTACTTGGAATTGTAGTATATATGATAAATTAAATAGTATCGCAATAGTTTCATTTAGTGGAGAAAAAATTTCAAAATTATTAAATACAAATGAATTTTATGGACAAAAATCTGAAGCCTTGCTTCAAAGAATAATTGAAATTTCTACAAATGAAAACGATATAGTAATGGACTTTTTTGCAGGAAGTGGTACCACTTTAGCCGTTGCTCATAAAATGAAACGCAAATGGATAGGCATAGAGCAAATGGATTATATAAAAGACATTACAAAAGAAAGACTTAAAAAAGTCGTAGAAGGCGAGCAAGGTGGTATCAGCAAAACAGTAAATTGGCAAGGTGGTGGAAATTTTGTTTATGCTGAGCTTATGCCACTTAATACAATTTATAAAGAAAAAATACAAAATTTAAATGATGAAAAAGAATTAGATAACATTTATCAAGAGTTAAAAACTAAAGCTTTTTTAGATTATAGAGTAGATATACAAGACATTTTAAAAGATAAAGATTTTAAAGAATTAAGCTTAGAAGATAAAAAGCAAATTTTAAATTTAGCATTAGATTCTAATATGGATTATGTTTTATATGGTGATATAAAAGATAAAGATTATGATATATCTAAAGAAACAATAAAACTTAATGAAATATTTTATGGTGATGAAAATGTTTAGCAAAAAACTACACGAGCTTTTACAGGAAGAATTTGGAAAAAGAGGTATAGAACAAATAGAAATTCCTTTTTATGTAAAAGATAATTTATCAAAAGAATTAAGAATTTATCAAGAAAAAGCTCTAAAGTATTATTATGCAAATTTTGATAGTATAAAACAAAGACATTTAATGTTTAATATGGCAACAGGAAGTGGAAAAACTCTTATAATGGCGGCTTTAATGCTAGATTGCTATAAAAAAGGTTATAAAGATTTTATATTTTTTGTAAATTCTACTTCTATTTTAGAAAAAACTAAAGCAAATTTTGCCAAAAAATATTCAAATAAATATCTTTTTAAAGAAAATATAAATATAGATTCTAAAAATATAGAAATTAATATCATTAATAATCTTTTTGAAAGCAAAGATAATTGTATAAATATATATTTTACTACCATACAAGCTTTATTTTCTCTTTTTA is a window from the Campylobacter sp. RM10537 genome containing:
- the purQ gene encoding phosphoribosylformylglycinamidine synthase I, translated to MKVAIIRFPGTNCEFDTEYAFNKLGAKTEIIWHEQKEFKADLVVLPGGFSYGDYLRCAAIAKLAPAMQGVFEHAKKGGYILGICNGFQILLESGLLKGAMKHNEKLSFISKNQDLKVVSNQNVFLRNFQKGDIVNLPIAHGEGNYYAKENILKELEDKDLITLKYQQNPNGSLCDIAGICDENKKIFGLMPHPERACDSVLGNEVGLKMLEGFM
- the purS gene encoding phosphoribosylformylglycinamidine synthase subunit PurS yields the protein MKIVINIFLKNGVLDPQGKAIEKALHSLNFNEVKEVRMAKQLILDLDEKDEIRAKERIAKMCEELLVNNVIEDYELSTSEKL
- the purC gene encoding phosphoribosylaminoimidazolesuccinocarboxamide synthase: MTKKDLMYEGKGKKLFKTDDENLLISEFKDDLTAFNAEKKGNESGKGALNCKISTEIFHLLEKNGIKTHLVDRISDTEQLVKKCKIIPIEVIVRNVATGSIVKRLGLEDGKVLPFALVEFCLKDDALGDPFINDDHCLILNLVQDETQIQEIKNIAKKINSILTPFFDSKNLRLIDFKIELGLTKDNELVLADEISPDSCRFWDKFSNEKLDKDRFRQDLGNVKVAYEEVLKRILN
- a CDS encoding S41 family peptidase produces the protein MKIKRSLAALVGFISSLAFCIFFVGNLHAKNDDNKKIEQRLQALDKLTKTLAIVEQYYVDDENISDLVDKSLSGLLSNLDAHSSFMNEKDFNDMKIQTNGEFGGLGITVGMKDGALTVVSPMEGTPADKAGIKSGDIILKINNEATLGMNLNDAVEKMRGKPKTEITLTIFRKGSTKPFDVTLMRDIIKVESVYAKLIQKENILYLRVTNFDKNVVDLASKELKKYPNAKGVILDLRNNPGGLLSQAIGLVNLFVDKGVIVSQKGRIASENQEYKAEAKNKISNAPLVVLVNGGSASASEIVSGALQDLKRAVIVGENTFGKGSVQQIIPINKTEALRLTIARYYLPSGRTIQAIGVKPDIEVFPGKVSAQEEGFNLKESELKQHLENELQKTNDKKEEKKEEKNDKNIITLKQIYEDAQLKSAIDAVKILNIKEGAL
- a CDS encoding metal-sensing transcriptional repressor; its protein translation is MQNTKKHQHSQKHIKAISNRLSRTIGHLEAVKNMVKRDEDCSKILIQLAAIKAAVNNTAKAVLKEHLAHCIHHTCSKENKQSIEDLNKAIDMFVK
- a CDS encoding ATP-dependent Clp protease ATP-binding subunit; this translates as MANIQDYLTDSMLSNVESAASLAIYSKNNEIVPLHLFWALCVDSSSLLNQILNKLNISKEALELEIKSKISKLPTSSNVSKETIRFSNEFINSLEMAKGLMSANGDSYLSVDTWLISESEKDPIKEILSKFLDRKEFQKELQKLRAGRKVDSKTSDETLDSLNKFGIDLTQKAIQGELDPVIGREEEIERLMQILIRKTKNNPILLGEPGVGKTAIVEALAQRIIKKDVPTSLQNKKVIALDMSALIAGAKYRGEFEDRLKAVVNEVIKNKNIILFIDEIHTIVGAGASEGSMDAANILKPALARGELHTIGATTLKEYRKYFEKDAALQRRFQPVNVPEPSINEALAMLRGIKEKLEIHHNVTINDSALVAAAKLSKRYIADRFLPDKAIDLIDEAAAELKMQIESEPSSLRKVRKDIETLEVENEALKMEDDKKNEKRIEEIIKELANLKEKQNALNSQFENEKGVFNEISAKKKEIDLLKNEANLAKNKGEFQKAAELEYGKIPSLEKEVQNLEEKWKKMSENGVLLKNQVDEDLVAGILSKWTGISVQKMLTSEKQKFLEVEKHLKESVIGQDKALNALARAIKRNKAGLNADNKPIGSFLFLGPTGVGKTQSAKALAKFLFDDEKAMIRFDMSEFMEKHSVSRLLGAPPGYIGHEEGGELTEAVRRKPYSVLLFDEVEKAHKDVFNILLGILDDGRATDSKGVTVDFKNTIIILTSNIASNAIMSLNGEEKENAIKSELKNFFKPEFLNRLDDIITFNPLGQDEAYEIVKLLFKDLQNSLSSKGIKANLSENGALLIAKNGFDPDFGARPLKRAIYDMIEDKLSDMILADELNENDNILIDAENDEIVIKKIQN
- a CDS encoding site-specific DNA-methyltransferase, with protein sequence MPKNKLLQDLEEYFETLGQVRNLAQNYDEKLFNYLLEESKYKEEFKNRFFIFNKKALIFKINEFLIFLDLKNLSGSFTSYANKIGLANKTKSFLKTNNEVVLNFAFKDGVIKGGQSKDDEIQNEIFFNEILARDEIDALFSPKALQNFKLIGENKNLQEYLKDNPNLLIKGNNLLALHSLKKLYANKVKLIYIDPPYNTGSDSFNYNDKFNHSTWLTFMKNRLEIAREFLSDDGVIFVQCDDNEQAYLKVLMDEIFGRENFVRQIIWRIGWVSGFKSTATIVRNHDTILIYSKKRDVLKLKKIYLSRDNYQERFNDESIKAIKNKLEQYQLNKQVINDFIDYLLKVGLPEQYPLESTWNCSIYDKLNSIAIVSFSGEKISKLLNTNEFYGQKSEALLQRIIEISTNENDIVMDFFAGSGTTLAVAHKMKRKWIGIEQMDYIKDITKERLKKVVEGEQGGISKTVNWQGGGNFVYAELMPLNTIYKEKIQNLNDEKELDNIYQELKTKAFLDYRVDIQDILKDKDFKELSLEDKKQILNLALDSNMDYVLYGDIKDKDYDISKETIKLNEIFYGDENV